In the Solanum pennellii chromosome 5, SPENNV200 genome, one interval contains:
- the LOC107020272 gene encoding uncharacterized protein LOC107020272 — protein MAPKIIVLALVFFAMVCMVSAIDEYSTTTAALKDAANAPIPVENNNIIGTINGSDENEAVSAAPVGGPVSGVTFPDISLPPAPNGGSSSNTIDFTTIATIIVAVSFFF, from the exons atggcACCTAAAATCATTGTTCTTGCTCTCGTTTTCTTCGCCATGGTTTGTATGGTCTCCGCCATTGATGAATATTCTACAACAACTGCAGCTTTGAAAGACGCAGCTAATGCTCCTATTCCGGTTGAAAACAACAACATTATtg GTACGATTAATGGGAGCGATGAAAATGAAGCTGTATCTGCTGCACCAGTTGGTGGACCCGTTTCTGGAGTTACTTTTCCTGACATAAGCCTACCACCAGCACCCAATGGAGGCAGCAGTAGCAATACTATTGATTTCACCACAATTGCCACAATTATTGTTGctgtttcattctttttttaa